One region of Bacteroidota bacterium genomic DNA includes:
- a CDS encoding DUF4476 domain-containing protein, giving the protein MKRTIYLLGLVLLFSMTAFAQSNNAILFAENGEKFQVILNGVLQNATPETNVKLTGLNAPNYKCRIMFADTKLGYLDWNMYFNEMGNEVTWNIKQNKKGEYVTRYVSAVPLAQAPPSAPTQTVVVYSTTPPPAAVTTTTVQQSQTTTTTGTGSDNVSLNMGINMGDQGGNISINASGMGMDGMESGTSSTTTTTTTTHSVTTTNSSSNITPANTVVVSNPPPAQVVYVTGYSGPYGCPVPMAPGDFEGMKQTIKSKDFENTKLTIAKQVLQNNCLTSAQVREVLGLFDFENTRLDYAKYAYSHTYDIGNYYKVNDAFEFESSVDDLNKFISK; this is encoded by the coding sequence ATGAAAAGAACAATCTACCTGTTGGGCCTGGTCCTATTGTTTTCAATGACTGCCTTTGCACAATCCAACAATGCAATTTTATTTGCAGAAAACGGAGAAAAATTCCAGGTAATTTTAAATGGCGTTTTGCAAAATGCTACACCTGAAACCAACGTAAAACTCACCGGATTAAATGCTCCAAACTACAAATGCCGCATTATGTTCGCTGATACTAAATTAGGTTATCTCGACTGGAACATGTATTTCAATGAAATGGGAAACGAGGTTACATGGAATATTAAACAAAACAAAAAAGGTGAATATGTAACCCGTTATGTCAGCGCTGTTCCTCTTGCACAGGCTCCACCAAGTGCCCCTACCCAAACGGTTGTAGTGTATTCAACAACTCCACCTCCTGCCGCTGTTACAACCACAACTGTACAGCAATCACAAACTACAACCACAACCGGCACCGGTTCTGATAATGTAAGTCTGAACATGGGAATCAATATGGGTGATCAGGGTGGAAATATCAGTATCAATGCATCCGGAATGGGTATGGATGGAATGGAAAGCGGAACTTCTTCCACGACCACTACAACTACTACAACTCATTCAGTAACTACCACCAACAGCTCCTCCAACATTACTCCTGCAAATACAGTTGTAGTTTCTAACCCTCCTCCTGCCCAAGTTGTTTATGTTACCGGCTACAGTGGTCCTTATGGTTGTCCGGTTCCGATGGCACCCGGTGATTTTGAAGGCATGAAGCAAACAATCAAGTCAAAGGATTTTGAAAATACCAAACTTACCATTGCCAAACAAGTCTTACAGAATAATTGCCTGACTTCAGCACAGGTTCGTGAAGTACTCGGACTCTTTGATTTCGAAAACACAAGACTGGATTATGCAAAATATGCGTACAGTCACACTTACGATATCGGGAATTATTACAAAGTCAACGATGCTTTTGAATTCGAAAGTTCTGTTGACGACTTGAATAAATTCATCAGTAAATAA
- a CDS encoding saccharopine dehydrogenase NADP-binding domain-containing protein — MRNVLLIGAGRSSSYLIQYLLEHAATEGWTLTVADVTEQNAKMKIGNHPSGKAIRFDIQDEKLLQSEVGKSELVISMLPAHMHLPVAVECVKQKKNLVTASYVSKEMQELDADAKSNGVILLNECGLDPGIDHMSAMQIIHDLQSKGAVLDSFKSFTGGLVAPESNDNPWGYKFSWNPRNVILAGQGTARYIEKGKYKYIPYNRLFAMSESFHVEGHGSFDGYANRDSLAYRKIYGLNNIPTLLRGTLRQEGFCKRWNVFVQLGLTDDTYQIEDSEHLTYADWVDAYIPSRFTGKTVRERLAAFLQCSPLDPVVEDIVWTGILEQRVINLKNASPAQILQQLLEEKWVLRESDKDLIVMQHLFEYKLNGKNYLHTSSLVVKGENSVYTAMARTVGIPVAIAARFILNGTIKMSGVQVPVHKEIYGPLLEELARTGIHFTEKTKELT; from the coding sequence ATGCGAAATGTGCTTTTGATCGGTGCCGGCCGGTCTTCTTCTTATCTGATTCAGTACCTGTTGGAACATGCCGCGACCGAAGGCTGGACCCTTACCGTCGCGGATGTGACGGAACAGAATGCGAAAATGAAAATTGGCAATCATCCTTCCGGAAAAGCGATTCGTTTTGATATTCAGGATGAAAAGTTGCTTCAGTCAGAAGTTGGCAAATCGGAATTGGTAATATCCATGTTACCGGCTCATATGCATCTTCCTGTAGCGGTGGAATGTGTGAAACAGAAAAAAAATCTTGTAACGGCATCCTATGTTTCCAAAGAAATGCAGGAGCTTGATGCGGACGCTAAATCGAACGGAGTAATATTGTTGAATGAATGCGGACTCGATCCGGGCATTGACCACATGAGCGCGATGCAAATCATCCATGATCTTCAGTCTAAAGGAGCTGTCCTCGATTCTTTTAAATCTTTCACGGGCGGATTGGTCGCACCTGAATCAAATGATAACCCATGGGGCTATAAATTTTCCTGGAATCCCCGAAATGTTATTCTCGCCGGACAGGGTACTGCGCGTTATATTGAAAAAGGAAAATATAAGTACATCCCATACAACAGGCTTTTTGCCATGTCGGAGTCTTTTCATGTTGAAGGTCACGGTTCCTTCGATGGTTATGCGAACAGAGATTCACTTGCATACCGAAAAATTTACGGACTGAATAATATTCCTACTTTATTGCGCGGAACATTACGTCAGGAAGGTTTCTGCAAACGATGGAATGTTTTTGTTCAGCTGGGTCTTACCGATGATACTTATCAGATAGAAGACTCGGAACACCTTACGTATGCTGACTGGGTAGATGCTTACATTCCATCCAGGTTCACAGGGAAAACTGTGCGTGAACGTTTAGCTGCATTCCTTCAATGTTCTCCACTTGATCCGGTAGTAGAAGATATTGTATGGACAGGTATCCTCGAGCAACGTGTCATCAACCTGAAGAACGCAAGCCCTGCACAAATTTTACAGCAGCTGCTGGAAGAAAAATGGGTGCTGAGAGAATCTGACAAAGATCTGATCGTGATGCAACATTTGTTTGAATACAAATTAAACGGAAAAAATTATCTGCACACATCCTCGCTTGTCGTAAAAGGTGAAAATTCAGTTTATACCGCAATGGCACGTACAGTTGGAATTCCTGTGGCAATTGCGGCACGGTTTATATTGAATGGAACAATAAAAATGTCGGGAGTTCAGGTTCCTGTACACAAGGAAATATATGGTCCATTGCTGGAAGAATTAGCACGTACCGGTATTCATTTTACTGAGAAGACGAAGGAGTTGACTTGA
- a CDS encoding methyltransferase, giving the protein MKVGTDAVLLGSWVQPYTALRILDIGTGTGLIALMLAQKSLAQIDAIDIDEGAFLQAKENFRISPWFDRLHIFHKSFQDFVSENPGQYDLIVSNPPYFQHASKPSHESRINARHNDSLSFGELIKGVKKILSPAGRFCVILPFKEGMEFMDQAHSEGLFCHHLIRVKTKASKAEKRLMMEFGYHFGLLTEEELIIQEEDNSFTENYIKLTKEYYLNLKSTPSSSQ; this is encoded by the coding sequence ATGAAAGTTGGCACCGACGCTGTGTTACTGGGCTCCTGGGTTCAGCCCTACACTGCATTACGCATTCTTGATATTGGTACCGGAACAGGCCTGATTGCGCTGATGCTCGCGCAAAAATCCCTTGCTCAAATAGATGCTATAGATATTGACGAAGGCGCATTTCTGCAGGCAAAAGAAAACTTCAGAATCTCTCCCTGGTTCGACCGTTTACACATCTTTCACAAGTCTTTTCAGGATTTTGTGAGCGAAAACCCCGGGCAATACGATCTCATTGTTTCGAACCCTCCCTATTTCCAACACGCTTCGAAACCTTCCCATGAATCCCGAATCAACGCCAGACACAACGACAGTTTATCCTTTGGAGAATTGATTAAGGGTGTAAAAAAAATACTTTCACCTGCCGGAAGGTTTTGTGTTATTCTCCCTTTTAAAGAAGGTATGGAATTTATGGACCAGGCTCACTCCGAAGGATTGTTTTGTCACCACCTGATCAGAGTTAAGACAAAAGCATCAAAAGCAGAAAAACGTTTGATGATGGAATTCGGCTATCACTTCGGATTGCTGACGGAGGAAGAACTTATTATACAGGAAGAAGATAATTCCTTTACAGAAAATTATATCAAACTCACAAAGGAGTATTACCTGAATCTCAAGTCAACTCCTTCGTCTTCTCAGTAA
- a CDS encoding 30S ribosomal protein S16 produces the protein MPVKIRLSRHGKKHQAYYHIVVADSRAPRDGKFIEVIGNYNPNTNPATIQIDNDKALTWLKNGAQPTDTCRAILSYKGVLLRSHLDRGIAKGAITQDAADAKYTAWLESKNNKIEEKRSRLKNETVKEREARLADEAKKKEAKLESIRVKNTPPPVEAAAEGESEAEAGEPSAEA, from the coding sequence ATGCCAGTAAAAATCAGATTATCACGTCATGGTAAAAAGCACCAGGCTTATTACCACATCGTGGTAGCGGATAGTCGTGCTCCCAGAGATGGTAAGTTCATCGAAGTTATCGGTAACTACAATCCAAACACGAATCCCGCGACCATTCAAATCGACAACGACAAAGCCCTGACGTGGCTTAAAAACGGTGCTCAGCCTACTGACACATGTCGTGCGATCCTTTCTTATAAAGGTGTATTGCTCCGCAGTCACCTCGACAGAGGTATTGCAAAAGGTGCAATCACACAGGATGCCGCTGATGCGAAATATACCGCATGGCTTGAATCCAAAAACAACAAGATCGAAGAGAAACGTTCCCGTTTGAAAAATGAAACGGTGAAAGAACGTGAAGCTCGTCTTGCTGATGAAGCTAAAAAGAAAGAAGCAAAACTCGAATCAATTCGCGTTAAGAATACTCCTCCACCGGTTGAAGCTGCCGCTGAAGGTGAAAGTGAAGCTGAAGCAGGAGAACCATCCGCTGAAGCATAA
- a CDS encoding UvrD-helicase domain-containing protein: MKSNYLEQLNEAQRAAVVQTDGPVMIIAGAGSGKTRVLTYRIAHLLEKGVDAFHILSLTFTNKAAREMRERIERIAGNEAKNLWMGTFHAVFAKILRIEAEKLGFPSNFTIYDTDDSKSLLKDIVKEQGLDDKIYKPDVVLHRISAAKNNLYSWKEYQDNASFVSDDHSSGRPKIGHLYELYVKRCFKASGMDFDDLLFNMHILLSRYPDILHKYQHKFRYILVDEFQDTNFAQYSVLKKLSAAFENICVVGDDAQSIYAFRGANIQNILSFERDFPDLNVFKLEQNYRSTKNIVHAANSVIDKNKGQLKKNVWTENDLGEKISLMRALSDNEEGVMVANSIFETKVNRQWRNKDFAILYRTNAQSRAMEEALRKMNIHYRIYGGLSFYKRKEIKDLLAYFRLVINPHDEEALKRIINVPARGIGKTTIEKMTVVSSEKDKSLWQLIEDPFQNPCAFNSGTLGRIQDFVTMIKSFAVRLKTENAFDLASGISTSTGLLRELYSDKTPEGLSRYENVQELLNGIKEFVETGRSITPRGDEELNQDPEAIRTLDQFMQDISLLTDADDEDPENDDKVSLMTIHAAKGLEFPAVFIVGLEENLFPSQMSMDSREDLEEERRLFYVAITRAEKKLTISFANSRYKWGNLINCEPSRFIEEIDPDFVEEVGGQNHKHHGNLFFDQHMEERWDPRPVKKDTPLVKKPVQHLKKIDSSEVENFVSDDANLIQAGMQVEHQRFGPGKVLLVEGKASDLKATIFFQGFGQKQLLLKYAKLKIIGS, from the coding sequence ATGAAGTCGAATTACCTGGAACAGTTAAATGAAGCGCAAAGAGCCGCGGTGGTGCAAACCGACGGACCTGTAATGATTATTGCCGGTGCAGGGTCTGGGAAAACAAGGGTATTGACTTACAGGATTGCCCACCTGTTGGAAAAGGGAGTGGATGCATTCCATATTTTATCATTGACATTTACCAACAAGGCGGCACGTGAAATGCGTGAACGTATTGAACGAATAGCGGGAAATGAAGCGAAGAATTTATGGATGGGAACATTTCACGCGGTCTTTGCAAAAATCCTCCGTATTGAAGCTGAGAAGTTAGGTTTTCCATCAAACTTTACAATTTACGACACAGACGATTCGAAAAGCCTGCTGAAAGATATTGTGAAAGAGCAGGGGCTGGATGATAAGATTTACAAACCGGATGTTGTGCTTCACAGAATTTCCGCGGCAAAAAATAATTTGTACTCGTGGAAAGAATATCAGGACAATGCGAGTTTTGTGAGTGATGATCATAGCAGTGGTCGTCCTAAGATTGGGCACCTCTACGAATTGTATGTGAAACGCTGTTTCAAAGCGTCCGGAATGGATTTCGACGATTTGCTTTTCAACATGCATATCCTCTTATCCAGATATCCCGACATTCTCCACAAATACCAGCACAAGTTCAGATATATTCTTGTCGATGAGTTTCAGGATACAAATTTCGCGCAATACTCTGTATTGAAGAAGTTATCCGCCGCGTTCGAAAATATTTGCGTTGTAGGTGATGATGCACAATCGATTTATGCATTCCGTGGTGCGAATATTCAGAACATTCTTTCTTTCGAAAGGGATTTTCCGGATCTGAATGTTTTCAAACTGGAACAAAATTATCGTTCAACAAAAAATATTGTACACGCTGCCAATAGTGTGATTGATAAAAACAAAGGGCAGCTGAAAAAGAATGTCTGGACGGAGAATGATCTGGGTGAAAAAATTTCACTCATGCGGGCTTTGAGTGATAATGAAGAAGGTGTAATGGTTGCCAATTCCATCTTTGAAACGAAGGTGAACAGGCAATGGAGAAATAAGGACTTTGCAATTCTTTACCGAACCAACGCGCAATCGAGGGCAATGGAAGAAGCTCTCCGGAAGATGAACATTCATTACCGTATTTACGGTGGATTGTCTTTTTACAAAAGGAAAGAAATTAAAGATCTTCTCGCATATTTTCGTCTGGTTATTAATCCGCACGATGAAGAAGCTTTGAAACGGATCATCAATGTTCCTGCGAGGGGAATCGGTAAAACGACTATTGAAAAAATGACTGTGGTGAGTTCTGAGAAGGACAAAAGTCTGTGGCAATTGATAGAAGATCCTTTTCAAAATCCGTGTGCTTTCAACAGCGGTACATTGGGAAGGATTCAGGATTTTGTGACCATGATCAAAAGTTTCGCGGTTCGTCTGAAAACTGAAAATGCATTTGATCTGGCATCGGGAATTTCCACTTCAACGGGTTTGCTTCGTGAATTGTATTCCGACAAAACACCGGAAGGACTGAGCAGGTATGAAAACGTTCAGGAGTTATTGAATGGTATTAAGGAATTTGTTGAAACAGGAAGAAGCATCACTCCTCGAGGTGATGAAGAGTTGAATCAGGATCCGGAAGCTATTCGTACACTGGATCAGTTTATGCAAGATATCTCTTTGCTAACTGATGCGGATGATGAAGATCCGGAGAATGATGATAAAGTGAGTCTGATGACAATTCATGCAGCAAAAGGTCTGGAGTTCCCTGCTGTGTTTATTGTAGGACTGGAGGAAAACTTATTTCCATCTCAGATGTCCATGGATTCAAGGGAGGATTTGGAAGAAGAACGCCGGCTTTTTTATGTTGCGATCACCCGTGCTGAAAAGAAGTTGACTATCTCATTTGCGAATTCACGATACAAATGGGGAAATCTCATCAATTGTGAACCCAGTCGTTTTATCGAAGAGATCGATCCGGATTTTGTTGAAGAAGTCGGAGGTCAAAATCACAAGCATCATGGCAATTTGTTCTTCGATCAGCACATGGAAGAAAGGTGGGATCCGCGACCTGTAAAAAAGGATACTCCCCTGGTGAAAAAGCCGGTACAGCATCTCAAGAAAATTGACTCTTCCGAAGTAGAAAATTTTGTTTCCGATGATGCCAATCTGATCCAGGCAGGTATGCAGGTTGAACATCAGCGTTTTGGCCCCGGAAAGGTATTATTGGTCGAAGGAAAGGCATCTGACCTGAAGGCGACGATATTTTTTCAGGGATTTGGCCAAAAACAGCTGCTTTTGAAGTATGCAAAACTGAAGATCATTGGAAGTTGA
- a CDS encoding DUF4290 domain-containing protein, with amino-acid sequence MSKTQKKSSFVDWSAGMDYNSQRELLPISEYGRSIRNMVTYAVTIEDRDARNKAAQAIVTAMACLNPQVRELVDYKHKLWDHLFILSDFKLDVDSPFPIPSKEVVKAKPRQLHYPTSDIRYKYYGKVMEAMIRKIAEMEEGPRKEQITQNLANFMKMSYLTWNKDTVDDSTILKHLEELSAGNLRLHESAKLNHTAEILAMNKEKMQRENALKNKNKRMIKGKGKRK; translated from the coding sequence ATGTCAAAAACACAAAAGAAAAGTTCATTCGTGGACTGGAGTGCTGGTATGGATTACAACAGCCAGCGTGAATTACTTCCAATTTCAGAGTATGGAAGAAGTATTCGCAACATGGTTACCTACGCCGTTACCATTGAAGACCGCGACGCGAGAAACAAAGCTGCTCAGGCAATAGTTACAGCCATGGCTTGTCTGAACCCACAGGTTCGGGAGCTGGTTGATTATAAACACAAACTGTGGGATCATTTGTTTATTCTCTCTGATTTCAAACTGGACGTTGATTCTCCATTTCCGATTCCTTCGAAAGAAGTGGTAAAAGCAAAACCTCGTCAGCTTCATTATCCTACCAGTGATATTCGTTACAAGTATTATGGTAAGGTCATGGAAGCCATGATCCGCAAAATTGCAGAAATGGAAGAAGGTCCGAGAAAAGAACAGATTACTCAGAACCTGGCCAATTTCATGAAGATGTCATACCTGACATGGAATAAGGATACTGTAGATGATTCCACAATCCTGAAACATCTCGAAGAGTTATCCGCAGGAAATCTCCGCTTGCATGAATCGGCCAAGCTGAATCATACCGCAGAAATACTCGCGATGAACAAGGAGAAGATGCAAAGAGAAAACGCTTTGAAGAACAAGAATAAACGAATGATCAAAGGAAAAGGAAAGAGAAAATAA
- a CDS encoding fatty acid desaturase, which translates to MSSNKSFSYSDEPEPHKQRTKQILASHPDVRQLIGKNPYTILAILFCVGSMIFLAWYLRDSPWWAMLLVAYLVGAFFNHALFVLIHECSHNLLFRKKFWNYVASIVANLPHGLPSAVSFTRYHLMHHSYQGHHDWDADLPDFWEARLFGNNFFSKALWLFLFPFFQLIRTFRLKTIKPIDGWIVTNWVVQFAFDAAIWILWGPQAFLFLLLSFFFSVGLHPLGARWIQEHYLTLDEKQETYSYYGPLNIVAFNVGFHNEHHDFPSVPWNKLPEIKSKAPEYYNPLKHHRSWTALFFRFLFDNKITLHSRMVRKEKARAPVTEQNN; encoded by the coding sequence ATGAGCTCTAACAAATCTTTCAGTTATTCCGATGAACCGGAACCACATAAACAACGCACGAAACAAATTCTTGCGAGTCACCCGGATGTAAGACAATTGATCGGAAAAAATCCGTACACAATTCTGGCGATTCTTTTCTGTGTCGGTTCAATGATTTTTTTGGCATGGTATCTCCGCGACTCACCCTGGTGGGCAATGTTGCTGGTCGCATACCTGGTGGGTGCATTCTTCAACCACGCATTGTTTGTACTCATTCACGAGTGTTCGCACAACCTTCTGTTTAGGAAAAAATTCTGGAATTACGTCGCGTCGATTGTCGCGAATCTTCCACATGGTTTACCAAGCGCAGTATCCTTTACCCGCTATCACCTGATGCATCATTCCTACCAGGGGCATCACGATTGGGATGCGGATCTTCCGGATTTCTGGGAGGCGCGTTTGTTTGGAAATAATTTTTTCAGCAAAGCCTTATGGTTGTTTCTCTTCCCGTTTTTCCAGTTGATCAGGACTTTCCGTTTGAAAACAATAAAACCAATTGATGGCTGGATTGTAACAAACTGGGTTGTTCAATTTGCATTCGATGCGGCGATATGGATATTGTGGGGACCTCAGGCATTTTTGTTTCTGTTGCTTAGTTTTTTCTTCTCCGTAGGGTTGCATCCATTAGGAGCGCGCTGGATCCAGGAGCATTATCTTACCCTGGATGAGAAGCAGGAAACTTACAGTTATTATGGTCCTCTCAATATCGTTGCCTTCAATGTTGGTTTTCACAATGAACATCACGATTTTCCCAGCGTACCGTGGAACAAATTGCCTGAAATAAAAAGCAAAGCGCCGGAATATTATAATCCGCTGAAGCACCATCGCTCCTGGACAGCTTTATTCTTTCGATTTTTATTTGACAATAAAATCACACTGCATTCCCGAATGGTTCGTAAAGAGAAGGCGAGGGCACCAGTGACGGAACAGAACAATTGA
- the murA gene encoding UDP-N-acetylglucosamine 1-carboxyvinyltransferase: MGNSFEVVGGLELHGEITPQGAKNEALQIICATLLTPEKVLIRNIPDIRDVNKLIELLQHMGVHVEQTGVLKGEFTFEAKNINLDYLDTSEFKKQAAALRGSIMIVGPLLARFGKARIPKPGGDKIGRRRLDTHFIGFQKLGAEFEYNDKDSFYNVHAKKLKGCYMLLDEASVTGTANIVMAAVLAEGKTTIYNAACEPYLQQLCKMLNRMGAKIHGIGSNLLEIEGVASLKGTEHKLLPDMIEIGSFIGLAAMTKSEITIKDVSFENLGVIPGVFERMGIRMELRGDDLFIPRQEHYEIETFIDGSILTVADAIWPGFTPDLLSVILVTATQANGTVLIHQKMFESRLFFVDKLIDMGAQIILCDPHRATVIGLNRKFPLRAIQMTSPDIRAGVALLIAAMSAKGKSVIHNIEQIDRGYQRIDERLNALGASITRV, encoded by the coding sequence ATGGGAAATAGTTTTGAAGTAGTAGGCGGTTTGGAATTGCATGGGGAGATCACTCCTCAGGGAGCGAAGAATGAGGCTTTACAAATTATCTGCGCCACACTGCTGACGCCGGAAAAAGTTCTGATCCGCAACATTCCCGATATCCGTGATGTAAATAAACTCATCGAATTGTTGCAGCACATGGGTGTTCATGTTGAACAAACAGGTGTACTCAAAGGTGAATTTACATTTGAAGCGAAGAATATTAATCTGGACTATCTGGATACTTCCGAATTCAAAAAGCAGGCTGCTGCTTTAAGAGGATCCATCATGATTGTTGGCCCATTACTGGCAAGGTTTGGCAAAGCACGTATTCCAAAGCCGGGTGGTGACAAGATTGGCAGAAGACGTTTGGATACTCACTTCATCGGTTTCCAAAAACTGGGCGCGGAATTCGAATACAACGACAAGGACAGTTTTTACAATGTCCACGCGAAGAAGTTGAAGGGATGCTACATGTTGCTTGATGAAGCTTCAGTAACCGGAACAGCCAATATTGTGATGGCGGCTGTGCTTGCAGAGGGAAAGACTACGATTTACAATGCCGCTTGTGAGCCTTACCTCCAACAGTTGTGTAAAATGCTGAACAGGATGGGAGCAAAGATTCATGGCATCGGCTCAAATCTCCTGGAAATAGAAGGAGTTGCAAGTCTGAAGGGAACAGAACACAAACTGCTGCCGGATATGATTGAGATTGGCTCATTCATCGGTCTGGCAGCTATGACCAAATCTGAAATCACTATCAAGGATGTAAGCTTTGAAAATCTGGGAGTAATACCCGGAGTTTTTGAAAGGATGGGAATCAGGATGGAACTTCGGGGTGATGATTTGTTTATTCCAAGACAGGAGCATTACGAAATAGAAACATTCATCGATGGATCCATACTTACAGTAGCGGACGCGATATGGCCGGGATTTACTCCGGACTTATTGAGTGTCATTCTCGTTACGGCTACACAAGCAAATGGAACAGTACTCATTCATCAGAAGATGTTTGAAAGCCGTTTGTTCTTTGTCGATAAACTGATTGATATGGGAGCTCAGATCATTCTTTGTGATCCGCACAGGGCAACAGTGATTGGATTGAACCGGAAGTTCCCATTGCGTGCAATCCAAATGACATCGCCGGATATACGGGCAGGGGTAGCCTTATTGATCGCCGCAATGTCTGCTAAAGGAAAAAGCGTAATTCACAATATCGAACAGATCGACCGGGGTTATCAACGGATCGACGAACGACTGAATGCCCTGGGTGCCAGTATTACAAGGGTTTAG
- a CDS encoding TlpA family protein disulfide reductase, with amino-acid sequence MKKIAILAFIVLVKSWFSGVSAQQLPVGTEIGNIAPDIKLNTPDGKPLPLSSLRGKIVLIDFWASWCGPCRMENPNVVKAYQKYKAAKYQKAKGFTVYSVSLDKAKDPWMNAIKQDGLEWPNHVSDLKWWYSDAAKMYGVQAIPTNWLIDEKGVIIAKDLRGATLEQQLEKLIVK; translated from the coding sequence ATGAAAAAAATAGCAATTTTAGCATTTATCGTTCTTGTAAAATCTTGGTTTTCAGGAGTTTCTGCTCAGCAATTACCTGTTGGAACCGAGATTGGGAACATAGCTCCGGATATTAAGTTGAACACACCGGACGGAAAACCACTTCCACTTTCTTCCCTCCGCGGTAAAATTGTATTGATTGATTTCTGGGCTTCCTGGTGCGGTCCATGCAGAATGGAAAACCCTAATGTTGTAAAAGCATACCAAAAATATAAAGCCGCAAAATATCAAAAAGCCAAGGGTTTTACTGTTTATAGTGTTTCCCTTGACAAAGCAAAGGATCCCTGGATGAACGCCATCAAACAGGATGGTTTGGAATGGCCGAACCACGTAAGTGATCTGAAATGGTGGTATTCTGATGCAGCTAAAATGTATGGTGTTCAGGCTATACCAACCAATTGGCTGATTGATGAAAAAGGAGTAATCATTGCCAAAGACCTGAGGGGGGCAACTCTCGAGCAACAGCTTGAAAAACTGATTGTTAAGTAA
- a CDS encoding nucleotide exchange factor GrpE, translated as MNETIDQNSEGKTSNFDENATSKVTEEGALPAAEEAEADPVAKLEAELSETKDRLLRMFSEFDNYKKRVARDRIEQNKMAGAEIFLSILPVIDDMERAMKSFPQTQEVESIREGIQLIYNKIKSTTEAKGLKAMESVGKVFDADLHDAITNVAAPSADLKGKVIEEVEKGYYLNDKVIRHAKVIVGN; from the coding sequence ATGAACGAGACAATAGACCAGAATTCAGAAGGAAAAACCAGCAATTTTGATGAGAATGCAACCAGCAAAGTAACAGAGGAAGGTGCATTGCCTGCAGCAGAAGAAGCGGAAGCAGATCCGGTTGCAAAACTGGAAGCAGAATTATCGGAAACCAAGGATCGTCTTCTGCGGATGTTCTCGGAATTTGATAATTACAAAAAACGGGTAGCGCGCGATCGTATAGAGCAGAATAAAATGGCCGGTGCGGAAATTTTTCTTTCCATTCTTCCGGTGATTGATGACATGGAGCGTGCAATGAAATCTTTTCCACAAACACAGGAAGTGGAATCTATCCGTGAAGGAATTCAACTTATCTACAATAAAATCAAATCAACCACTGAGGCTAAGGGATTAAAAGCAATGGAATCTGTGGGAAAAGTATTTGATGCTGATCTGCACGATGCGATTACCAATGTTGCGGCTCCTTCGGCAGATTTAAAAGGAAAAGTGATTGAAGAAGTTGAAAAAGGATATTATCTCAATGATAAAGTTATCCGTCATGCGAAAGTTATCGTGGGGAATTAA